One region of Bacteroidota bacterium genomic DNA includes:
- a CDS encoding O-antigen ligase family protein, which translates to MTQHANTGVRRFLFGDAADSATRLDAAILLLLMAFLFSSTLSIAAMNIAYGSAALLWLGRMAVRRSWGFPSTPLDKFFLAYIVAEGISTIFAYNREQSLLYMYRRVTLLPIMYILLANINSRRTLKIVFGTLALSMVFVSLWSLRDVILHFGEYLQFGRRLREFQMYMTAGGMMMFGMLLVLPFAVHPKTPAKLRWVAVLAMIPIGTNLLFTFTRSSWLGFLAGAIIIGAFRAKKIFLPLVLLVGAVVLFASPEMQERMSSIFNPYHEHNIERLRMWQTGINIFKDHPVIGIGDIGIEQVWPMYAPPEWKPEGHLHNNLITLLVTVGLLGTAAVAAIFVKLWLVISNIERQWQADWLYGSIALGALAAMAGFHINGLFEWNFGDAEIIMVVWAVCGMALAAAKVAQREAANG; encoded by the coding sequence ATGACTCAACATGCGAACACAGGTGTACGGCGGTTTCTCTTCGGCGACGCGGCAGATTCTGCAACGCGCCTCGATGCGGCAATCCTGCTGTTGCTGATGGCGTTCTTGTTCAGCAGCACGCTGTCCATTGCCGCGATGAATATCGCCTACGGGTCGGCGGCGCTGTTATGGTTGGGAAGGATGGCCGTCAGACGATCGTGGGGGTTTCCTTCCACTCCGCTGGACAAATTCTTCCTGGCATACATCGTGGCGGAAGGTATTTCCACCATCTTTGCATACAATAGGGAACAGTCACTCTTGTACATGTACCGGCGCGTAACACTGTTGCCGATCATGTACATTTTGCTGGCGAACATCAACTCACGGCGGACGTTGAAGATTGTTTTCGGTACGCTCGCCCTGTCAATGGTGTTCGTCTCCCTTTGGAGTCTTCGCGATGTTATTCTTCACTTTGGCGAGTATCTGCAGTTCGGTCGCAGGCTGCGTGAGTTTCAGATGTACATGACGGCAGGCGGGATGATGATGTTCGGGATGCTGCTTGTGCTGCCGTTTGCCGTTCATCCGAAAACTCCGGCAAAGCTCAGGTGGGTTGCGGTTCTCGCAATGATCCCCATCGGCACGAATCTTCTGTTCACGTTCACCCGAAGTTCATGGCTCGGTTTTCTTGCCGGGGCAATCATCATCGGGGCGTTTCGTGCGAAGAAAATCTTTCTTCCGCTCGTTCTTCTTGTTGGAGCAGTAGTACTGTTTGCATCCCCCGAAATGCAGGAACGAATGTCCAGCATCTTCAATCCGTATCACGAACACAACATCGAACGGCTGCGGATGTGGCAAACGGGAATCAACATCTTCAAAGATCATCCCGTTATCGGCATCGGCGACATCGGCATCGAGCAGGTCTGGCCAATGTATGCGCCGCCCGAATGGAAGCCTGAAGGGCATCTTCACAACAATCTTATCACGTTGCTCGTTACGGTAGGATTATTGGGAACCGCGGCAGTCGCGGCAATCTTTGTGAAGTTGTGGTTGGTCATCTCAAACATCGAGCGGCAATGGCAGGCCGATTGGCTGTACGGATCGATTGCGCTGGGCGCGCTTGCGGCAATGGCGGGCTTTCACATCAACGGATTATTCGAGTGGAACTTCGGCGACGCGGAGATTATCATGGTCGTGTGGGCGGTATGCGGAATGGCGT